The Deltaproteobacteria bacterium genome window below encodes:
- the secA gene encoding preprotein translocase subunit SecA, which produces MLGQVIKKIVGSKNERDIRRLSPIVDQVGALEPEIKRLSDDQLKAKTGQFKEQLERGASLDDLLVESFAVVREASARTLGERHFDVQVMGGVVLHEGKIAEMKTGEGKTLAATMPVYLNALTGKGVHIVTVNDYLARRDAEWMGAIYKFLGLTVGVILHGLDDEERRASYNADVTYGTNNEFGFDYLRDNMKFRLEDYSQREFYYCIVDEVDSILIDEARTPLIISGPAEKSNELYYQINRVLPKLKAGEDYTIDEKARTAVLTEGGITHAEGILKLDNLYDPKYLEVLHHLNQALKAHTLFKKDVDYIVKSGEVIIVDEFTGRLMPGRRYSDGLHQALEAKEGVKIERENQTLASITFQNYFRMYEKLSGMTGTADTEAAEFNKIYKLDVVVIPTNEKMIRSDYPDVIYRTEQDKFNAAVREIEELHDKGRPVLVGTISIEKSEILSKMLKKKGVTHNVLNAKHHEKEAEIVAQAGQPGQVTISTNMAGRGTDIVLGEGVAELGGLHILGTERHESRRIDNQLRGRSGRQGDMGSSRFYLSLEDDLLRIFGSDHIQGIMGRLGMDDGQPIENKLVTKAIENAQRKVEGHHFDIRKHLLEYDDVMNQQRDVIYRQRKNILAGENLKDEIFGMVEDLVDGLIESYTNEKAYAEEWNLKAIQESVFELFGLRLDLGPVEDLTQNRIREIILEKAHTAYQHKEEEFEAPLMRELEHYILLQSVDNQWKDHLLSMDHLKEGIGLRGYGQRDPLREYQKEGYEMFMEMVERIKAESISFLFHIRPSREEDLAMQSPREQEMFLSHGEPEKPATVKREGRKIGRNEPCPCGSGKKYKKCCGRNV; this is translated from the coding sequence ATGTTAGGTCAAGTAATAAAAAAAATCGTTGGCAGCAAAAACGAACGTGATATTCGGCGCTTGTCTCCCATCGTGGACCAGGTCGGGGCTCTCGAGCCGGAGATAAAACGTCTCTCCGACGACCAGCTCAAGGCCAAGACAGGCCAATTCAAGGAGCAGCTTGAAAGGGGCGCTTCCCTGGATGATTTACTCGTTGAGTCCTTTGCCGTCGTCAGGGAGGCCTCCGCGCGAACCTTGGGCGAGCGTCATTTTGATGTCCAGGTCATGGGCGGGGTTGTTCTTCACGAGGGTAAAATCGCGGAGATGAAGACAGGCGAAGGCAAAACCCTGGCCGCAACCATGCCTGTCTATCTTAATGCCTTGACCGGAAAAGGAGTGCACATTGTAACGGTCAATGATTACCTGGCCCGTCGTGACGCGGAATGGATGGGCGCTATCTATAAGTTCCTCGGACTTACGGTCGGGGTAATCTTGCACGGCCTGGATGACGAGGAGAGGCGGGCTTCCTATAACGCGGACGTGACATACGGGACCAATAATGAGTTCGGCTTCGACTACCTGCGGGACAACATGAAGTTCCGCCTAGAAGATTACTCTCAGCGAGAATTTTATTACTGCATCGTGGATGAGGTTGACTCCATTCTCATTGATGAGGCCCGGACCCCGCTTATCATCTCCGGTCCGGCCGAAAAATCCAACGAGCTGTATTATCAGATCAACCGGGTCCTCCCGAAACTGAAGGCCGGTGAAGACTACACTATTGATGAGAAGGCCCGGACGGCCGTCCTTACAGAGGGAGGGATTACCCACGCTGAAGGAATTCTCAAGCTCGACAACCTCTATGACCCCAAGTACCTCGAGGTCCTGCATCACCTCAACCAGGCCCTGAAAGCCCACACACTTTTCAAGAAAGACGTGGACTATATTGTTAAGTCAGGTGAGGTCATCATCGTTGACGAGTTTACCGGCCGGTTAATGCCTGGCCGTCGTTACTCCGATGGGCTGCATCAGGCCCTGGAAGCCAAGGAGGGGGTCAAGATTGAGAGAGAGAACCAGACCCTGGCCTCGATTACCTTCCAGAATTACTTCCGCATGTATGAAAAACTCTCCGGCATGACGGGGACCGCCGACACCGAGGCCGCGGAGTTCAACAAAATATACAAACTCGATGTGGTCGTCATCCCGACCAATGAGAAGATGATCCGCTCTGACTACCCGGATGTCATTTACCGCACCGAACAGGACAAGTTCAACGCAGCGGTCAGAGAGATCGAAGAACTCCACGATAAGGGGCGACCCGTCCTGGTAGGGACCATTTCGATCGAGAAGTCGGAAATCTTGAGCAAGATGCTCAAGAAAAAAGGCGTCACTCATAATGTGCTCAATGCCAAACATCATGAGAAAGAGGCCGAGATCGTGGCCCAGGCGGGCCAGCCGGGCCAGGTGACCATCTCGACCAATATGGCCGGCCGCGGTACGGATATCGTGCTGGGAGAAGGAGTGGCCGAGTTAGGCGGCCTGCATATCCTGGGCACGGAACGTCATGAGTCCAGGCGGATAGATAATCAGCTTCGCGGACGCTCAGGCCGGCAGGGAGACATGGGGTCCTCCCGGTTTTATCTCTCCCTGGAAGATGACCTGCTCAGGATATTCGGTTCGGATCACATCCAGGGCATCATGGGCCGACTGGGTATGGATGACGGGCAGCCAATTGAAAATAAACTCGTCACCAAGGCGATCGAAAATGCGCAAAGAAAAGTCGAAGGCCACCATTTTGATATCCGGAAGCATCTTCTTGAATATGACGATGTCATGAACCAGCAGCGGGATGTCATCTATCGGCAGCGCAAAAATATCCTGGCCGGGGAAAACCTTAAGGATGAAATCTTTGGCATGGTTGAAGACCTGGTTGACGGCCTGATTGAAAGCTATACCAATGAGAAGGCCTATGCCGAGGAATGGAACCTCAAGGCGATCCAGGAAAGCGTGTTCGAACTCTTCGGCCTGCGCCTTGATCTTGGCCCTGTCGAAGACCTGACCCAGAACAGGATCAGGGAGATAATCCTGGAGAAGGCGCATACCGCTTACCAGCACAAGGAAGAGGAATTTGAGGCTCCACTCATGAGGGAGCTGGAACACTATATCCTGCTCCAGAGTGTTGACAATCAGTGGAAGGATCACCTCTTGAGCATGGATCATCTCAAGGAAGGCATCGGCCTGAGAGGTTATGGCCAGCGAGACCCCTTGAGAGAGTATCAAAAGGAAGGCTATGAGATGTTCATGGAAATGGTCGAACGGATCAAGGCCGAGTCCATTTCCTTTCTGTTTCATATCCGTCCCAGCCGGGAAGAGGACCTGGCGATGCAGAGCCCGCGAGAGCAGGAGATGTTCCTCTCCCATGGCGAGCCTGAAAAGCCAGCCACCGTAAAACGCGAGGGGAGAAAAATCGGCCGGAACGAACCCTGTCCCTGTGGCAGCGGCAAGAAATACAAGAAATGCTGCGGCCGGAACGTTTAA